A single region of the Vicia villosa cultivar HV-30 ecotype Madison, WI linkage group LG4, Vvil1.0, whole genome shotgun sequence genome encodes:
- the LOC131599583 gene encoding chitinase 2-like, whose protein sequence is MSKVIFREYIGVNQSSTSLTDFPTEIINTENFEFHFILGFASEEYDKNGKGKGIFKETWDVDYFGPKKVKILKENNPNVKVVISIGGRDVKTPFDPYEEYSWNRKAVKSLKELIGKYKNASGNMIDGIDINYETIKTSNDLFVKCIGRVITQLKNDLDLNINVVSIAPSEKNEPYYRTLYYANKDNINWVDYQFYDQEKIVSSAEAFIEIYNNLIEDYGPDKVLPGISTDPIDTKNVKITQHNFIDGCVKLLHSSKLPGVFLWNANDSANPSKSENEPYALEYTLQDALTISANK, encoded by the coding sequence ATGTCTAAAGTTATCTTTCGCGAATACATTGGTGTGAACCAATCTTCAACAAGTTTAACAGATTTTCCAACTGAAATCATCAACACCGAAAACTTTGAATTCCACTTCATTTTGGGCTTTGCTAGTGAGGAGTATGACAAAAATGGAAAAGGCAAaggaattttcaaagaaacttgggaTGTGGATTACTTCGGTccaaaaaaagtgaaaattttgaaggaaaacaaTCCAAATGTGAAGGTGGTAATAAGTATCGGAGGTCGTGATGTAAAAACTCCATTTGATCCTTATGAGGAATATTCGTGGAATAGGAAGGCTGTAAAATCACTCAAAGAGCTCATTGGAAAATACAAGAATGCTAGCGGTAACATGATCGATGGCATTGACATCAATTATGAAACTATCAAAACTAGTAACGACCTATTTGTTAAGTGCATAGGCCGAGTTATAACACAACTCAAGAATGATCTTGACCTAAATATTAATGTGGTATCCATTGCTCCATCTGAGAAAAATGAACCCTACTACCGCACTTTGTATTATGCTAACAAAGACAATATCAATTGGGTTGACTATCAATTCTACGATCAAGAAAAAATTGTATCTTCAGCTGAGGCCTTTATAGAGatatataacaatttaatagAAGACTACGGTCCTGATAAAGTCCTTCCTGGAATTAGCACCGACCCAATTGACACTAAGAATGTAAAGATTACACAACATAATTTCATTGATGGCTGCGTAAAACTCTTGCACTCCTCAAAACTCCCCGGTGTTTTTCTCTGGAACGCTAATGACTCTGCTAATCCCTCTAAGAGTGAGAACGAACCTTATGCCCTAGAGTATACCTTGCAAGACGCCCTCACCATATCAGCCAATAaataa